The following coding sequences are from one Pyxidicoccus xibeiensis window:
- a CDS encoding sugar ABC transporter permease encodes MNRPSRLKMAVIHAGLTLLCMATLYPVLWVVKMALSPTDGLALTINPFPEEVTLEHFRAVLMSTDTAGRWVFGRQLLASIVVSGATTLVGLALAVSAAYALSRFRFPGKEGGMQALLITQMFPATLMLVPIYSILQKLRLLDSLTGLVLVYATTALPFCIWMLKGYFDTLPRELEEAAVMDGASTLQIFLRVVLPLARPALAVTALFSFMTAWNEFILAATLLNDPTRFTLPVALQRYVGEYKVEWGKFAAGALVVSAPVMALFFALQKHIVGGLTAGGVKG; translated from the coding sequence ATGAACCGCCCCTCTCGCCTGAAGATGGCGGTCATCCACGCCGGGCTGACGCTCCTGTGCATGGCCACGCTCTACCCGGTGCTGTGGGTGGTGAAGATGGCCCTGTCCCCCACGGACGGGCTGGCGCTCACCATCAACCCGTTCCCGGAAGAGGTGACGCTGGAGCACTTCCGCGCGGTGCTGATGAGCACGGACACGGCCGGGCGGTGGGTGTTCGGCCGGCAGCTGCTGGCCAGCATCGTGGTCTCCGGCGCCACCACCCTGGTGGGCCTGGCGCTGGCGGTGTCCGCCGCGTACGCGCTGTCCCGCTTCCGCTTCCCCGGCAAGGAAGGCGGAATGCAGGCGCTGCTCATCACCCAGATGTTCCCGGCCACGCTGATGCTGGTGCCCATCTACAGCATCCTCCAGAAGCTGCGGCTGCTGGACAGCCTCACCGGGCTCGTCCTCGTCTATGCCACCACCGCCCTGCCCTTCTGCATCTGGATGCTGAAGGGCTACTTCGACACGCTCCCCCGCGAGCTGGAGGAGGCGGCGGTGATGGACGGGGCCTCCACCCTGCAGATCTTCCTGCGGGTGGTGCTGCCGCTGGCCCGTCCCGCCCTGGCGGTGACGGCGCTGTTTTCCTTCATGACGGCTTGGAATGAGTTCATCCTCGCCGCCACGCTGCTCAATGACCCGACCCGCTTCACCCTGCCCGTCGCCCTCCAGCGGTACGTGGGCGAATACAAGGTGGAGTGGGGCAAGTTCGCCGCCGGTGCGCTCGTGGTTTCCGCGCCGGTCATGGCGTTGTTCTTCGCTCTCCAGAAGCACATCGTCGGCGGATTGACCGCTGGCGGTGTCAAGGGGTGA
- a CDS encoding PQQ-dependent sugar dehydrogenase, with product MEVVVSGLQLPTAFATLPDGRILIAEKSGVVRLFKDGVLQPTPFIDLRDRVNDIHDRGLLGLTVDPAFATNGFVYLAYTYDDDAIEDLEPKTARIARYTAVGDTASPSSEYVLLGRVVGRSCNDFPPGTDCIPSDSASHSVGNLRFAPDGTLFVSLGDGARFDAVDDDALRAQDLDSLAGKLVRITRLGEGLPSNPFWTGDAGANRSKVWAYGLRNPYRFNLRPGTGVPYLGDVGWSTYEEINVASAGANLGWPCYEGHYPQPGYEPRAVCQALYGRVPPPVKGPLYAWGRDDGRTSTGGAFYGGTAYPAEWRGAYFFGDYSKGWIRALRVDADDNLIPDSVTTFATDVGAMVALDVGPDTHLFYVDILAGELRRFRYTAGNTPPVARASATPREGAVPLHVRFSSAGSSDPDGDALQYTWDFGDGTPTSNLAHPEHTYAVRGLYTATLRVDDGRGGSHSATVRIAVGHHAPVVSITAPSPAYLFSVGDVVAYAGSASDAEDGPIPDGRLSWSITLQHCSGGSCHAHPYATTTGPSGTFTVADHGDEVFFELTLTATDSSGLTGSSTVRVHPRTVRLTLETSPPGLDLVFDGTSGPAPRVRTVIVGSTHTLHAPSPQGDASFHAWADGGAQEREVVAGTTDATYTAFFVPEAQWECPDGMYRAEYFGNPALLGVPAVVRCESAPLSHDWGLGSPSPRWLGPDGFSVRWSGRFYMPSGGYFFVAEADDGVRVYVDGARIINAWKDQPPTSYVTWRYLRSGMHRVVMEYYENQGGAVARLQWWR from the coding sequence GTGGAGGTGGTGGTCTCGGGGCTCCAGCTTCCGACCGCGTTCGCGACACTCCCTGACGGGCGCATCCTCATCGCGGAGAAGTCCGGCGTGGTCCGGCTCTTCAAGGACGGGGTGCTCCAGCCCACGCCGTTCATCGACCTCCGGGACAGGGTGAATGACATCCATGACCGCGGCCTCCTCGGGCTCACGGTGGACCCCGCCTTCGCGACGAACGGCTTTGTCTATCTGGCCTACACCTACGACGACGACGCCATCGAGGACCTGGAGCCGAAGACCGCGCGCATCGCGCGGTACACGGCCGTGGGGGACACGGCGTCGCCCTCCAGCGAGTACGTCCTGCTGGGCCGCGTGGTGGGCCGCTCCTGCAACGACTTCCCTCCCGGAACGGACTGCATTCCCTCCGACAGTGCTTCCCACTCCGTGGGCAACCTCCGCTTCGCACCGGATGGCACGCTCTTCGTGAGCCTGGGCGACGGGGCCCGCTTCGACGCGGTCGATGACGATGCCTTGCGAGCCCAGGACCTCGACTCGCTCGCGGGCAAGCTGGTGCGCATCACCCGGCTGGGCGAGGGCCTGCCCTCGAACCCGTTCTGGACTGGCGACGCCGGGGCCAATCGCTCGAAGGTCTGGGCCTACGGGCTGCGCAATCCCTATCGGTTCAACCTGCGTCCCGGCACGGGCGTCCCGTACCTGGGCGACGTGGGCTGGTCCACCTACGAGGAGATCAACGTCGCGAGCGCCGGCGCCAACCTGGGCTGGCCCTGCTACGAGGGGCACTACCCCCAGCCAGGTTATGAGCCCAGGGCGGTCTGCCAGGCGCTCTACGGCCGGGTCCCGCCCCCCGTGAAGGGACCGCTGTATGCCTGGGGCCGAGACGACGGTCGGACCTCCACGGGTGGGGCCTTCTACGGGGGGACGGCCTATCCGGCGGAGTGGCGCGGCGCCTACTTCTTCGGCGACTACAGCAAGGGCTGGATTCGAGCCCTGCGCGTCGACGCGGATGACAACCTCATCCCCGACAGCGTGACGACGTTCGCGACCGACGTGGGCGCGATGGTCGCCCTCGACGTCGGGCCGGACACCCACCTGTTCTACGTCGACATCCTCGCGGGAGAGCTGCGCCGCTTCCGCTACACGGCGGGCAACACGCCCCCCGTCGCGCGGGCCTCGGCCACTCCGCGCGAGGGGGCGGTGCCGCTGCACGTGCGGTTCTCCAGCGCGGGCTCCAGCGACCCGGATGGAGACGCGCTCCAGTACACGTGGGACTTCGGGGATGGCACCCCTACCTCGAACCTCGCCCACCCGGAGCACACCTACGCCGTCCGAGGCCTCTATACGGCCACCCTGCGCGTGGATGACGGGCGCGGCGGCAGCCACTCGGCCACCGTGCGAATCGCCGTGGGCCACCATGCCCCGGTCGTCTCCATCACCGCGCCGTCGCCGGCGTATCTGTTCAGTGTGGGGGACGTCGTGGCCTACGCGGGCTCCGCGAGCGACGCGGAGGATGGCCCCATTCCCGATGGGCGGCTGTCCTGGAGCATCACCCTCCAGCACTGCTCGGGCGGCAGCTGCCACGCCCATCCCTATGCCACCACCACCGGGCCGAGCGGGACGTTCACCGTCGCGGACCATGGGGACGAGGTCTTCTTCGAGCTGACGCTCACCGCGACGGACTCATCGGGCCTGACGGGCTCGAGCACCGTGAGGGTCCACCCCCGCACGGTGCGGCTGACGCTGGAGACCTCTCCGCCCGGGCTGGACCTGGTGTTCGACGGGACGTCGGGCCCGGCTCCGCGCGTGCGGACGGTCATCGTCGGCTCCACGCACACCCTCCATGCCCCCTCCCCGCAGGGTGATGCCTCCTTCCACGCCTGGGCAGACGGAGGGGCGCAGGAGCGCGAGGTCGTCGCCGGGACGACCGATGCCACGTACACCGCCTTCTTCGTCCCCGAGGCGCAGTGGGAGTGTCCCGACGGGATGTACCGGGCGGAGTACTTCGGCAATCCCGCGCTGCTAGGGGTACCGGCGGTGGTTCGCTGCGAGTCCGCGCCGCTCTCCCACGACTGGGGCCTGGGCAGCCCGTCACCGAGGTGGCTGGGGCCGGACGGGTTCTCCGTGCGCTGGTCCGGCCGGTTCTACATGCCCTCGGGCGGCTACTTCTTCGTCGCCGAGGCGGATGACGGAGTCCGGGTGTACGTGGACGGTGCCCGCATCATCAATGCGTGGAAGGACCAGCCGCCAACCTCGTATGTCACCTGGCGCTACCTGCGCTCCGGCATGCACCGCGTCGTCATGGAGTACTACGAGAACCAGGGGGGCGCCGTGGCCCGGCTTCAGTGGTGGCGGTAG
- a CDS encoding SDR family oxidoreductase has product MGRYAGKKAVVTGGTAGIGLATVKALLAEGAEVLLTGRTEQHLEAARRELGPRAHVVRSDMASLADINALGTLIVEKLGQVDFVFINAGYAKLVPFEQSTEALYDQTFGVNTKGAFFTAHRLAPLVREGGSIVFTTSVADETGAPGMSLYSGSKAAVRSFVRVLAAELVPRRIRVNAVSPGFIRTPTLGVDGASKEEVAAFEKEGEHLTPMKRIGAPDEVARAALFLAFEATFTTGAELPVDGGLGQL; this is encoded by the coding sequence ATGGGCAGGTACGCAGGGAAGAAGGCAGTGGTGACGGGAGGGACGGCGGGCATCGGGCTCGCCACCGTCAAGGCGCTCCTCGCCGAGGGCGCCGAGGTGCTGCTCACGGGCCGCACCGAGCAGCACCTGGAGGCGGCGCGGCGTGAGCTGGGCCCCCGGGCGCACGTGGTGCGCTCGGACATGGCGAGCCTGGCCGACATCAACGCGCTGGGCACGCTCATCGTGGAGAAGCTGGGGCAGGTGGACTTCGTGTTCATCAACGCCGGCTACGCGAAGCTGGTGCCGTTCGAGCAGTCGACCGAGGCGCTCTACGACCAGACCTTCGGGGTCAACACCAAGGGCGCCTTCTTCACGGCGCACCGGCTGGCGCCCCTCGTCCGGGAGGGCGGCTCCATCGTCTTCACCACGTCCGTCGCCGACGAGACGGGCGCCCCCGGCATGAGCCTCTACTCCGGGTCCAAGGCCGCGGTCCGCTCGTTCGTTCGCGTGCTGGCGGCCGAGCTGGTGCCCCGGCGCATCCGGGTGAACGCGGTGAGCCCCGGCTTCATCCGCACGCCGACGCTGGGCGTGGACGGCGCGTCGAAGGAGGAGGTGGCGGCCTTCGAGAAGGAAGGGGAGCACCTCACGCCGATGAAGCGCATCGGCGCGCCCGACGAGGTCGCTCGGGCGGCGCTGTTCCTCGCGTTCGAAGCCACGTTCACCACCGGCGCCGAGCTGCCCGTCGATGGCGGCCTCGGCCAGCTGTAG
- a CDS encoding VOC family protein has product MFRNTKAFSGFSVNDVEAARKFYAETLGLEVSVEDGILFLHLAGGRDVLAYPKDDHVPATFTILNFPVPDVEKAVDQLAARGVRFERYPRFEADTDARGIFRGGGPLIAWFKDPAGNVLSVIQEG; this is encoded by the coding sequence ATGTTCAGGAACACGAAGGCGTTCAGCGGCTTCTCGGTCAACGATGTGGAGGCCGCCCGGAAGTTCTACGCGGAGACGCTGGGCCTGGAGGTGTCGGTGGAGGACGGCATTTTGTTCCTGCACCTCGCCGGAGGACGGGACGTCCTGGCCTATCCCAAGGACGACCACGTCCCCGCGACGTTCACCATCCTCAACTTCCCGGTGCCGGACGTGGAGAAGGCCGTGGATCAGCTGGCCGCGCGCGGCGTGCGCTTCGAGCGCTACCCGCGCTTCGAGGCGGACACCGACGCCAGGGGCATCTTCCGGGGCGGCGGACCGCTGATTGCCTGGTTCAAGGATCCGGCCGGCAACGTGCTGTCCGTCATCCAGGAGGGCTAG
- a CDS encoding IPT/TIG domain-containing protein: MSSRCSRLLLLVLPLLAVACSDDPDGGTPPSGTPPTVREVQPTGGPIAGNTLINVYGSGFQDGAKVFLGEHEVQRTVVVNAFRLYGYTPTATSGRVDVRVVNPGGEYGVLVRGFAFDGPPAPRIDQAGVSGGNRELISGGQPVDALVTGEVNVAGVTRGVGQGGGVLAQVGFAPGEANLLDMASYTWEAATYLEDSNTREADVYQGNVQLQAPIEQERREWAVTLRFSIDGGQTWVLTDGDGMANGLSAQMMRRVFIARPKVDYCKLGPDSNRSSLDLFYKPAETVLLKVVGQVYAAGLTPGSGAGSGVQAQLGFGPPDSDPNDAAVTGWTWVSATYKTDIGNNDEFEAELPNPATLGQYRVAMRFSISKDVWRMCDVDGVNDSLTGELTYSPNKLGILTVANEPPKPAVTWCKIGEDQKNDPEVVNYLTTQTTGFKTVYANVNLPGVTDKPGAGPGLTGQLGWGPKNEDPRTSTVWNWSTQLTWNKDNFSVNDEFKAVLPNPAVNGEYRYAVRFSANGGPVRVCDHNGTDSGNQAFELDKLGVLNVTGEVVLPRVVGYCKLGPDQNNTPESVTYFTTTVPSRKIVGQVYVLGATPGAGAGPGVVGQLGWGLAGTDPATWNWQTAGTYKGEIGSNDEFEATLPNPGTVGSFRFAYRFQANGGAFLYCDADGNSGGETGFEASKTGTLTVEEPAPVVGVCRLQSVSGTTVGSGDAVTAVGRVRIPGVTNGNGAGANLQVQMGVGAADVDASTSATSFTWAPATYSREAEGEADTDEFTLDLRPGYTGSRAVSMRYSTNGTTWFYCDKDGSDVGGYTLGQQHALTVGNHAGIDYCRLQWPLKISDLTGNRTVYGFIFEDGVTNAPPPATTLTAELGYGPKEQDPGVSTAWTWLAGTVQSDTGNDDEYRADMPVTAPVGSSYVWRYRVGTGPYCFGDWQPEGQPGGSANGLSPDTLGTVDQ; this comes from the coding sequence ATGTCGTCCCGTTGTTCGCGGTTGCTGCTGCTCGTCCTGCCGTTGCTCGCCGTCGCCTGTAGCGACGACCCTGATGGGGGCACTCCGCCCTCGGGCACCCCGCCCACCGTGAGGGAGGTCCAGCCCACGGGCGGACCCATCGCGGGCAACACCCTCATCAACGTCTATGGCTCCGGCTTCCAGGACGGCGCGAAGGTCTTCCTGGGGGAGCACGAGGTCCAGCGGACGGTGGTGGTCAACGCCTTCCGCCTCTACGGCTACACCCCCACCGCCACGTCCGGCAGGGTGGACGTGCGGGTGGTGAACCCGGGCGGCGAGTACGGCGTGCTGGTGCGGGGCTTCGCCTTCGATGGCCCGCCCGCGCCCCGCATCGACCAGGCCGGGGTGAGCGGCGGCAACCGCGAGCTGATCAGCGGCGGGCAGCCGGTGGACGCGCTCGTCACGGGTGAGGTCAACGTGGCCGGAGTCACCCGCGGCGTGGGTCAGGGCGGCGGCGTGCTCGCGCAGGTCGGCTTCGCGCCGGGCGAGGCGAACCTGCTCGACATGGCCAGCTACACCTGGGAGGCGGCCACGTACCTCGAGGACTCCAACACCCGCGAGGCGGACGTCTACCAGGGCAACGTGCAGCTCCAGGCGCCCATCGAGCAGGAGCGGCGCGAGTGGGCGGTCACCCTGCGCTTCTCCATCGACGGTGGCCAGACGTGGGTGCTCACGGACGGCGACGGCATGGCCAACGGCCTGTCGGCCCAGATGATGCGGCGGGTGTTCATCGCCCGGCCGAAGGTGGACTACTGCAAGCTGGGACCGGACTCGAACCGCTCCTCGCTGGACCTCTTCTACAAGCCGGCGGAGACGGTGCTCCTCAAGGTGGTGGGCCAGGTGTACGCGGCGGGCCTCACACCGGGCTCCGGCGCGGGCTCGGGCGTGCAGGCGCAGCTGGGCTTCGGGCCGCCGGACTCCGACCCGAACGACGCCGCCGTCACCGGGTGGACGTGGGTGAGCGCGACGTACAAGACGGACATCGGCAACAACGACGAGTTCGAGGCCGAGCTTCCCAACCCGGCCACCCTGGGCCAGTACCGCGTCGCCATGCGCTTCAGCATCAGCAAGGACGTGTGGCGCATGTGTGACGTGGACGGCGTCAACGACAGCCTCACGGGCGAGCTGACCTACAGCCCCAACAAGCTGGGCATCCTCACCGTGGCCAATGAGCCGCCGAAGCCCGCGGTGACGTGGTGCAAGATTGGCGAGGACCAGAAGAACGACCCCGAGGTCGTCAACTACCTGACCACGCAGACCACCGGGTTCAAGACGGTGTACGCCAACGTCAACCTGCCGGGCGTGACGGACAAGCCCGGCGCGGGCCCGGGGCTGACGGGCCAGCTCGGCTGGGGGCCCAAGAACGAGGACCCTCGCACCTCGACGGTGTGGAACTGGTCCACGCAGCTGACGTGGAACAAGGACAACTTCTCGGTCAACGACGAGTTCAAGGCCGTGCTGCCCAACCCGGCCGTCAATGGCGAGTACCGCTACGCGGTGCGCTTCAGCGCCAACGGTGGCCCCGTCCGGGTGTGTGACCACAACGGGACCGACAGCGGCAACCAGGCCTTCGAGCTGGACAAGCTGGGCGTGCTCAACGTCACGGGCGAGGTCGTCCTCCCCCGCGTCGTCGGCTACTGCAAGCTGGGGCCCGACCAGAACAACACGCCGGAGTCGGTGACGTACTTCACCACCACGGTGCCCAGCCGGAAGATTGTCGGCCAGGTCTACGTGCTGGGCGCCACTCCGGGCGCGGGCGCTGGCCCGGGCGTCGTGGGCCAGCTCGGCTGGGGGCTGGCGGGAACGGACCCCGCCACCTGGAACTGGCAGACGGCCGGGACGTACAAGGGCGAGATTGGCAGCAACGACGAGTTCGAGGCCACGCTGCCCAACCCCGGCACGGTGGGCAGCTTCCGCTTCGCCTACCGCTTCCAGGCCAATGGCGGCGCGTTCCTGTACTGCGACGCGGACGGCAACAGCGGCGGGGAGACCGGCTTCGAGGCGTCGAAGACGGGCACGCTGACCGTCGAGGAGCCCGCGCCCGTCGTCGGCGTCTGCCGGCTGCAGAGCGTGAGTGGGACGACGGTGGGCAGTGGTGACGCCGTCACGGCCGTGGGCCGCGTGCGCATCCCCGGTGTCACGAATGGCAACGGCGCGGGTGCCAACCTCCAGGTGCAGATGGGCGTGGGCGCCGCCGACGTGGACGCCTCCACCAGCGCGACGAGCTTCACCTGGGCTCCCGCGACGTACTCGCGTGAAGCGGAGGGCGAGGCGGACACGGACGAGTTCACCCTGGACCTCCGCCCGGGGTACACGGGCAGCCGCGCGGTCAGCATGCGCTACAGCACCAACGGCACCACGTGGTTCTACTGCGACAAGGACGGCAGCGACGTGGGTGGCTACACGCTCGGCCAGCAGCACGCCCTCACCGTCGGCAACCACGCGGGCATCGACTACTGCCGGCTGCAGTGGCCGCTGAAGATCAGCGACCTCACGGGCAACCGCACCGTCTACGGCTTCATCTTCGAGGACGGCGTCACCAACGCCCCGCCGCCGGCCACGACCCTCACCGCCGAGCTGGGCTATGGGCCCAAGGAGCAGGACCCGGGCGTGAGCACCGCCTGGACGTGGCTTGCCGGCACCGTGCAGAGCGACACCGGCAACGATGACGAGTACCGGGCCGACATGCCCGTCACCGCCCCCGTGGGCAGCTCCTACGTGTGGCGCTACCGCGTCGGCACCGGGCCCTACTGCTTCGGCGACTGGCAGCCGGAAGGACAGCCGGGTGGCTCGGCCAACGGCCTGTCTCCCGACACGCTGGGCACCGTCGACCAGTAG
- a CDS encoding DoxX family protein has protein sequence MGFLRPHADRIYALLRIMTGFMFLFHGLQKLFGMFGGTPPGAPAFVVYVAGGIELVCGVLVLIGLFAGPAAFLASGTMAVAYFIGHVAPAGWNILPIVNKGELAALYCFVFLYIAARGSGIWSVDAARGGTRRA, from the coding sequence ATGGGATTCCTGAGGCCTCACGCCGACCGCATCTACGCGCTGCTCCGGATCATGACCGGATTCATGTTCCTGTTTCACGGACTGCAGAAGCTCTTCGGCATGTTCGGCGGCACGCCCCCGGGAGCGCCCGCCTTCGTCGTCTATGTCGCGGGAGGCATCGAGCTCGTCTGCGGCGTCCTCGTGCTCATCGGGCTGTTCGCCGGCCCCGCGGCGTTCCTCGCGAGCGGCACCATGGCGGTGGCGTACTTCATCGGGCACGTGGCTCCCGCCGGGTGGAACATCCTGCCCATCGTGAACAAGGGTGAGCTCGCGGCGCTCTACTGCTTCGTGTTCCTCTACATCGCCGCGCGCGGCTCGGGCATCTGGAGCGTCGACGCCGCGCGGGGAGGCACCCGGCGCGCCTGA
- a CDS encoding NAD(P)-dependent oxidoreductase: protein MKPGIAVLGAGRMGSALIKAFLKQGYRTAIWNRTRARSEPLAALGACIAPSVKDAVADAEVVVVNVIDYAASDALLRTEEVTQALRGKVLVQLTSGSPKQAREAAEWARAHDIHYLDGAIMGTPDFIGQPGATILYAGPSEPFEKYKPVFLALGGNAQYVGRDVGHASALDSSLLVVMWGAMFGALQATAICEAEGIPLGAFREYLKPVMPVVDGAVDDTVTRIQQRQFSGETSLATLEAHHVAFEHLLELTREHGIHSAVPDAFEQLFQAAIRAGQGREDFAVLSTFMRRA, encoded by the coding sequence ATGAAGCCAGGCATCGCGGTCCTGGGCGCGGGACGTATGGGCTCCGCGCTCATCAAGGCGTTTCTGAAGCAGGGGTACAGGACGGCCATCTGGAATCGCACCCGTGCGCGGAGCGAGCCGCTCGCCGCGCTGGGGGCCTGCATCGCGCCGTCGGTGAAGGATGCCGTCGCGGACGCGGAGGTCGTCGTGGTCAACGTGATTGACTACGCCGCCAGCGACGCGCTGCTGCGCACGGAGGAGGTGACACAGGCGCTGCGGGGCAAGGTGCTCGTCCAGCTGACGTCGGGCTCACCGAAGCAGGCGCGCGAGGCGGCCGAGTGGGCGCGGGCGCATGACATCCACTACCTGGACGGCGCCATCATGGGGACGCCGGACTTCATCGGCCAGCCCGGGGCCACCATCCTGTACGCGGGGCCGAGCGAGCCCTTCGAGAAGTACAAGCCCGTGTTCCTCGCGCTCGGGGGGAATGCGCAGTACGTGGGGCGTGACGTGGGGCATGCCTCGGCGCTCGACAGCTCGCTCCTCGTGGTCATGTGGGGCGCGATGTTCGGCGCGCTCCAGGCCACCGCCATCTGCGAGGCGGAGGGCATCCCGCTCGGGGCCTTCAGGGAGTACCTGAAGCCGGTGATGCCCGTCGTGGACGGGGCCGTGGACGACACGGTGACGCGCATCCAGCAGCGGCAGTTCAGCGGGGAGACCTCGCTGGCGACGCTGGAGGCGCACCATGTCGCGTTCGAGCACCTGCTGGAACTGACCCGGGAGCACGGCATCCACAGCGCGGTGCCGGACGCCTTCGAGCAGCTCTTCCAGGCGGCCATCCGGGCGGGGCAGGGCCGGGAGGACTTCGCCGTCCTCAGCACGTTCATGCGGCGCGCCTGA
- a CDS encoding extracellular solute-binding protein — translation MKWLLALALLVTAGSARAAGDEAAPLKLWHAYRGGEEAALVQATALFTSKTGVKVDLLALPYDAYASKLTNAIPHGAGPDVFIFNHERLRNFHALHLLAPTTGSLVRGDYFANAVEALELEGQVYGYPLSLKSLALYVNRKLVPRPPTTTAELLALLPALSDADAGRFGLVYESGDFYFHAPFLFGFGGALFDASGRASFETQGMARSLAFVKGLQDARYMPTEVSGALVKSLFNDGRAAMTISGPWFAGEIAPSVDYQVVGLPVVTETGIPMRPFLGVEAAFVSARSARAEQAQALARFLSLGEASRVRTTVGRQIPADVAAYEIQAVKDDTLISSFQAAAKHATPMPNTLEMARVWEPMKLTLRAVLQGGTEPADAGALADRRYRALHRERPPDASPLPWLGLVGAMALGGTVWVLRRPAPTQTFRQRYPDVLSAVAYLAPAAAGIAVLVFIPFGVGLSLSLFHHDAGQYSFVGLANFVDILASRGYRISEPLSFYFTLAVTLLWTLVNVVLHVGIGLFLALLLKDPLLKLRGVYRVLLIIPWAVPNYITALMWKGMFHRQFGAINGLLTALGLEPVSWFTRFSTAFAANVATNTWLGFPFMMVVALGALQSIPQDLYEAAEVDGASKWTQFRHITLPLLRPAMLPAVILGSVWTFNMFNVIYLVSGGEPGGGTDILVSEAFRWAFQRNEQYGFAAAYSVLIFVVLLGWSTFTKRLTRASSEAMG, via the coding sequence TTGAAGTGGCTGCTGGCACTGGCGCTCCTCGTCACGGCGGGGAGCGCGCGGGCGGCCGGCGACGAGGCCGCGCCGCTGAAGCTGTGGCACGCGTACCGCGGAGGCGAGGAGGCGGCGCTGGTCCAGGCCACCGCGCTCTTCACTTCGAAGACGGGCGTGAAGGTGGACCTGCTGGCCCTGCCCTATGACGCCTACGCGTCCAAGCTGACCAATGCGATTCCGCATGGCGCCGGGCCGGACGTCTTCATCTTCAACCACGAGCGGCTGCGCAACTTCCACGCGCTGCACCTGCTGGCGCCCACCACGGGCTCGCTGGTGCGCGGCGACTACTTCGCCAACGCGGTGGAGGCGCTGGAGCTGGAGGGCCAGGTCTACGGCTATCCCCTGTCGCTCAAGTCGCTGGCGCTCTACGTCAACCGGAAGCTGGTGCCCCGGCCGCCCACGACGACGGCGGAGCTGCTGGCCCTGCTGCCGGCCCTGTCGGACGCGGACGCGGGCCGCTTCGGCCTGGTGTACGAGAGCGGCGACTTCTACTTCCACGCGCCCTTCCTCTTCGGCTTCGGCGGAGCGCTGTTCGACGCCTCCGGCCGCGCCAGCTTCGAGACGCAGGGCATGGCGCGCTCGCTGGCCTTCGTGAAGGGGCTGCAGGACGCGCGGTACATGCCCACGGAGGTGTCCGGCGCGCTGGTGAAGAGCCTCTTCAACGACGGCCGGGCGGCGATGACCATCAGCGGCCCCTGGTTCGCCGGGGAGATTGCGCCCTCGGTGGACTACCAGGTGGTGGGCCTGCCGGTGGTGACCGAGACGGGCATCCCCATGCGGCCCTTCCTGGGCGTGGAGGCGGCCTTCGTCTCCGCGCGCTCCGCCCGGGCCGAGCAGGCGCAGGCGCTGGCGCGCTTCCTGTCGCTGGGCGAGGCGTCGCGGGTGCGCACCACGGTGGGCCGGCAGATTCCGGCGGACGTGGCGGCGTACGAAATCCAGGCGGTGAAGGACGACACGCTCATCTCCTCCTTCCAGGCGGCGGCGAAGCACGCCACGCCCATGCCCAACACGCTGGAGATGGCGCGCGTGTGGGAGCCCATGAAGCTGACGCTGCGCGCGGTGCTGCAGGGTGGCACGGAGCCGGCGGACGCGGGCGCGCTGGCGGACCGGCGCTACCGCGCGCTGCACCGCGAGCGCCCGCCCGACGCCAGCCCCCTGCCCTGGCTGGGCCTCGTGGGGGCCATGGCGCTGGGCGGCACGGTGTGGGTGCTGCGCCGGCCCGCGCCGACGCAGACCTTCCGGCAGCGCTACCCGGACGTGCTCAGCGCGGTGGCGTACCTCGCCCCCGCGGCGGCCGGCATCGCGGTGCTGGTGTTCATCCCCTTCGGGGTGGGCCTCAGCCTGTCGCTGTTCCACCACGACGCGGGCCAGTACTCGTTCGTGGGCCTGGCCAACTTCGTGGACATCCTGGCCAGCCGCGGCTACCGCATCAGCGAGCCGCTGTCGTTCTACTTCACGCTGGCCGTCACGCTGCTGTGGACGCTGGTCAACGTGGTGCTCCACGTGGGCATCGGCCTGTTCCTGGCGCTGCTCTTGAAGGACCCGCTCCTGAAGCTGCGGGGCGTGTACCGGGTGCTGCTCATCATCCCCTGGGCGGTGCCCAACTACATCACCGCGCTGATGTGGAAGGGCATGTTCCACCGGCAGTTCGGCGCCATCAACGGCCTGCTGACGGCGCTGGGGCTGGAGCCGGTGAGCTGGTTCACCCGCTTCTCCACCGCCTTCGCGGCCAACGTGGCCACCAACACGTGGCTGGGCTTCCCCTTCATGATGGTGGTGGCGCTGGGCGCGCTCCAGTCCATCCCCCAGGACCTCTACGAGGCCGCGGAGGTGGATGGGGCGAGCAAGTGGACGCAGTTCCGCCACATCACCCTGCCGCTGCTGAGGCCCGCCATGCTGCCGGCCGTCATCCTGGGCAGCGTGTGGACGTTCAACATGTTCAACGTCATCTACCTGGTGTCCGGCGGTGAGCCGGGCGGCGGCACGGACATCCTGGTGTCCGAGGCCTTCCGCTGGGCCTTCCAGCGCAACGAGCAGTACGGCTTCGCCGCGGCGTACTCGGTCCTCATCTTCGTGGTGCTGCTGGGCTGGTCCACCTTCACCAAGCGGCTGACGCGCGCGTCGTCGGAGGCGATGGGATGA